The following proteins are co-located in the Manihot esculenta cultivar AM560-2 chromosome 9, M.esculenta_v8, whole genome shotgun sequence genome:
- the LOC110622302 gene encoding NDR1/HIN1-like protein 26, translated as MEPILLVGYRVRRGRVNATIYKQSPPRLITLIPIVTYIFMASSGEPEQNKMVTGYPAFTSHVATGYPAAATTTTSNAYAFRTRVPISSVYGPLEPTSYSHPVTSTLRHRVFFFFIITLLIMAFLFLTTYLVFKPRLPVFRVDSATVSQLNLTQSEITATWLFTLFVNNLNQKVGIHYDRLQASVFYGDELGIAMNQLAPFFQNGNNATTIKFQLNVVREYVGEDVVQEISNEMNRGSVDFVLRIFAWVRFRSGFWRMREHMLRVDCNPVRIGFLGINGTGNFMGQSKNCEENSCHFPCARSNGNALVAFYS; from the exons atgGAGCCGATACTTTTAGTCGGGTACCGAGTACGAAGGGGTCGAGTAAACGCTACTATATATAAGCAGTCTCCCCCGCGGCTCATCACTCTTATTCCTATCGTCACATATATCTTTATGGCTTCTTCCGGCGAACCTGAACAGAATAAGATGGTCACCGGCTATCCTGCCTTCACCAGCCATGTTGCCACCGGCTACCCAGCCGCCGCCACTACCACCACCAGTAATGCCTATGCATTCCGCACGCGAGTACCAATCTCCTCCGTCTACGGCCCTTTGGAACCCACCTCGTATAGCCATCCCGTTACGTCCACCCTTCGCCACcgtgttttctttttcttcatcatcaCCCTCTTAATTATGGCCTTTCTCTTCCTCACTACCTACCTCGTCTTCAAACCTCGGCTCCCTGTGTTCCGTGTCGACTCGGCCACCGTTTCGCAGCTCAATTTAACTCAATCTGAGATAACGGCCACTTGGCTCTTTACTCTCTTCGTGAACAACCTCAACCAAAAGGTAGGTATTCACTACGACCGTCTCCAGGCATCCGTTTTCTACGGGGACGAGTTGGGAATCGCCATGAATCAGTTGGCCCCTTTTTTTCAAAACGGGAACAATGCGACAACGATTAAATTCCAACTCAATGTGGTACGCGAGTACGTGGGTGAGGATGTAGTGCAGGAGATTTCGAATGAGATGAATCGGGGCTCGGTGGATTTTGTGCTTAGAATTTTTGCTTGGGTCCGGTTTAGGTCCGGTTTCTGGAGAATGAGAGAGCATATGTTGCGGGTCGATTGCAATCCGGTTCGAATTGGGTTTTTGGGGATTAATGGGACCGGGAATTTCATGGGCCAATCGAAGAATTGCGAG GAGAATTCTTGCCATTTTCCTTGCGCACGTAGTAATGGAAATGCATTGGTAGCTTTCTACAGCTAA